Within the Micromonospora tarapacensis genome, the region CGGCGATCTTGCTGCCGAACTCCAGCACCACGATCCGGTCGGTGACACCCATCACCAGCCGCATGTCGTGCTCGATCAGCAGCACGGTCACGCCCCGGTCGCGGATCCGGCGGATCAGGCCCAGCAGTTCCTCCTTCTCGGCCGGGTTGAACCCGGCCGCCGGCTCGTCCAGGCAGAGCAGCTTCGGCTCGGTGCCGAGCGCCCGGGCGATCTCCAGCCGACGCTGGTAGCCGTACGGAAGGTTGCGCGCCTCGTCGTTGGCCCGGTCGGCGATGCCGACGAACCGCAGCAGATCCATCGCCTTGTCCTCGGCCGCCCGCTCCTCCAGGATGTGCCGGGACAGCCCGAAGGTCTTGGCGAAGCTCCGGCGCAGCTGCTGCCAGGTGCGCACGATGCCGTCGGGCGCGGTCACCTGGGGCAGTTGCTCCGGCGTGGGCCGCACCCGGTAGAGCCGGAACAGCGCGCCGGGGACGCTCGTCTTGTGCCGGGAGTCCGTCCCGACCATGACGTTCTCCAGCGCCGACATCTCCGGGAACAGCCGGATGTTCTGGAACGTCCGGGAGATGCCCAGCCGGCTGATCTGGTGCGGCTTGCGGCCGGTGACCCGCTCGCCGCGGAACCGGACCGCACCCGAGGTCGGCTTGTAGACCCCCGTCATCACGTTGAAGCAGGTGGTCTTGCCGGCACCGTTGGGCCCGATCAGGCCGAGGATCTCGCCTTCCTGGATGTCGAAGCTGATCCCGTTGAGCGCGACCACGCCACCGAACCGGAGCAGGACCTCGTCGACCTCCAGCAGCGTCCTGCGCGGCCCCGGCTGGGCCGGGATCTTCGGCGCCGCCGGGGTGGTGATGTTCTCGTC harbors:
- a CDS encoding ABC transporter ATP-binding protein; its protein translation is MSDENITTPAAPKIPAQPGPRRTLLEVDEVLLRFGGVVALNGISFDIQEGEILGLIGPNGAGKTTCFNVMTGVYKPTSGAVRFRGERVTGRKPHQISRLGISRTFQNIRLFPEMSALENVMVGTDSRHKTSVPGALFRLYRVRPTPEQLPQVTAPDGIVRTWQQLRRSFAKTFGLSRHILEERAAEDKAMDLLRFVGIADRANDEARNLPYGYQRRLEIARALGTEPKLLCLDEPAAGFNPAEKEELLGLIRRIRDRGVTVLLIEHDMRLVMGVTDRIVVLEFGSKIADGRPDEVSRDPRVIAAYLGEPADAA